In a single window of the Palaemon carinicauda isolate YSFRI2023 chromosome 10, ASM3689809v2, whole genome shotgun sequence genome:
- the LOC137648440 gene encoding uncharacterized protein has translation MNYGLSGNYPLLLHPDSHLTKLIIWDAHLKLLHSGCYSVLTELRKHYYIPKHFSVVKKALKQCVHCRRFNNRYIRLNQNFYRDFRADPPTVPFSNIFMDYLGPFNTKDGKETRKVWLLCVTCTWSRAVNLKICRSLNVAEFLRAFQLQCFEYGIPQLCISDLGTQLVAGGNTITSFISDPQTQLYFEENNVKLLSFQQYFKGCSQLGSLVEVCVKMVKRLMFGAIKNFVLTYVDFEFLVCNIVHLINRRPIAFKEAVRAETDNVPEPITPEQLVRGYELTSLNLIPNLQPLSVEDAEFDPDNPAISQNYLKLCKIRQTLIETYHNEFLGTLIQQAVDRKGRYRPVTHKLLKVGDVALIKEEHTKWNNYPLGIILEVFKNDLGEVTHAVIKKGKTGQTSRLHVNNIIPILENTGSTNSATPEVSNSVTSSLRPKRKAAILSQERTRQML, from the coding sequence ATGAATTATGGTttaagtggaaattaccctttattattgcacccagacagtcatttgaccaaactaattatttgggatgcacacctcaaattattacattcaggatgttattctgtattaacagagctcagaaagcattattacatccctaaacatttctcagttgtgaaaaaggctcttaaacagtgtgttcattgtcgtaggtttaataatcgttatataaggttaaatcagaacttttaccgagacttcagagcagatcctcctacggttcctttttctaatatatttatggactatctaggacccttcaatacgaaggatggaaaggagacccgtaaggtttggttactatgtgtcacctgtacttggtctagggcagttaacctcaaaatttgtaggagtttgaatgttgcagaatttttgAGAGCATTTCAGCTACAAtgctttgagtacgggattcctcaactttgtattagtgatcttggaactcagttggtggcaggaggtaataccatcacttccttcattagtgaccctcagacgcaattatattttgaggaaaataatgtgAAACTcctctcctttcagcaatatttcaaaggctgcagtcaattgggatcattagtagaagtctgtgtaaaaatggtcaaaagattaatgtttggagcaattaagaattttgtattgacgtatgtagactttgaatttcttgtctgtaatattgtgcatctcattaatcgacgacctatagccttcaaagaagctgttcgtgctgagactgacAACGTTCCCGAaccaataacgccggaacagctcgtgcgaggctatgaattgacttctctaaaccttatccctaatcttcaacctctttcagttgaagatgcagaatttgaccctgataatccagctatttctcagaattacctaaagttgtgtaaaattaggcagaccttaatagagacctatcataatgaatttctaggtactctgattcagcaagcagttgacagAAAGGGGCGGTATCGTCCAGTTACTCATAAATTACTTAAGGTTGGCGATGTTGcattaattaaggaggaacataccaaatggaataattatcctctaggcataattctagaagtttttaagaatgatttgggtgaagttacccatgctgttatcaagaagggaaaaacaggccagacatcaaggttgcatgtaaataatattattccgatactagaaaacacaggaagtaccaattcagctactcctgaggttagtaattctgttacttcgtccttaaggcccaaaagaaaggctgctatattaagccaagaaaggacaagacagatgctttaa